The following coding sequences lie in one Alphaproteobacteria bacterium genomic window:
- a CDS encoding alpha/beta fold hydrolase → MTTRRVKRPGPRPLPLHLAMAATVWLGAAGACGAVPPAWTDPQAASPPDAERARRLADALGGSDAFRRAVGRAAARRLATFLDGVEAYRRHPYRRALADPPVAWARGGTRLLDFAGDGDRRGAPVLFVPSLINRATVLDLARGRSLMRWLAAEGGMRPLLLDWGEPAETERDLGLDGFIADRLEPALAAVAEREGRPVVLAGYCMGGLLALAAAQRNPDRVAGLALLATPWDFHADGGAHARLLGALWPHLAPLFEASGAVPVDVLQCLFFAMDPLLVLRKFADFAGLDQQGEAARRFVALEDWINDGVALPARVARECFVGWYGDNLPGRDRWQVGGVPVRPSALAMPAFVACPQRDRIVPPASSATLARRIAGATVIEPALGHVGMIVGGRARQAVWQPFAQWLRTFERRTGNPG, encoded by the coding sequence ATGACCACGCGCCGAGTCAAGCGTCCCGGCCCGCGCCCGCTGCCGCTGCACCTGGCGATGGCGGCGACGGTGTGGCTGGGGGCGGCCGGAGCCTGCGGAGCCGTTCCGCCGGCATGGACCGATCCGCAGGCGGCAAGCCCGCCGGACGCTGAACGGGCACGGCGGCTGGCCGACGCGCTCGGCGGCAGCGATGCTTTCCGCCGAGCGGTGGGGCGCGCCGCGGCGCGCCGGCTGGCGACCTTCCTGGACGGCGTCGAGGCCTATCGGCGCCACCCCTATCGCCGCGCCCTCGCCGACCCGCCGGTCGCCTGGGCGAGGGGCGGCACGCGCCTGCTCGACTTCGCCGGCGACGGCGACCGGCGCGGCGCGCCTGTGCTGTTCGTGCCGTCGCTGATCAACCGGGCCACGGTGCTGGACCTCGCGCGGGGCCGCAGCCTGATGCGGTGGCTGGCCGCCGAGGGCGGCATGCGGCCGCTGCTGCTCGACTGGGGCGAACCGGCCGAGACCGAGCGCGACCTGGGTCTCGACGGCTTCATCGCAGACCGGCTGGAGCCGGCGCTGGCCGCCGTTGCCGAACGCGAGGGCCGCCCCGTCGTCCTCGCCGGCTATTGCATGGGCGGCCTGCTGGCGCTCGCCGCCGCGCAGCGCAACCCCGACCGCGTCGCCGGCCTCGCCCTGCTCGCCACCCCGTGGGATTTCCACGCCGACGGCGGCGCACACGCCCGGCTGCTCGGCGCGCTGTGGCCGCATCTGGCGCCCCTGTTCGAGGCCAGCGGCGCCGTGCCGGTCGACGTGCTGCAATGCCTGTTCTTCGCCATGGACCCGCTGCTGGTGCTGCGCAAGTTCGCCGATTTCGCCGGCCTGGACCAGCAGGGCGAGGCGGCCCGGCGCTTCGTCGCGCTGGAGGACTGGATCAACGACGGCGTCGCGCTGCCGGCACGCGTGGCGCGGGAATGCTTCGTCGGCTGGTACGGCGACAACCTGCCGGGCCGCGACCGCTGGCAGGTCGGCGGCGTGCCGGTGCGCCCGTCCGCGCTCGCCATGCCGGCCTTCGTCGCCTGCCCGCAGCGCGACCGCATCGTGCCGCCGGCGTCGTCGGCCACGCTGGCCCGGCGCATCGCCGGCGCCACCGTGATCGAGCCGGCGCTCGGCCATGTCGGCATGATCGTCGGCGGCCGTGCCCGCCAGGCGGTCTGGCAGCCGTTCGCCCAATGGCTGCGGACATTCGAGCGCAGGACCGGCAATCCGGGTTGA
- a CDS encoding AAA family ATPase encodes MRLTAVSIQGYRSVRRIRFPVGPLTVFVGRNGVGKTNLYRGLALLHAAANGSITRELAEEGGMASVLWAGKRRKGDPARLVLAAEFDALEYAIEVGFPAPMFPALDGEPLVKAERLAARVDGGRPVTLMERKGPAVWLRDATGRRRTFEDALLASETALAAFRETALLPELGAVRHAMQDWRLYHEFRTDTAAPVRRPCLAIATPSLAADGHDLAAVLATLVEIGGDAAAFMSAVDDAFPGVRLGVEGEGGNHRRLTMLFPEMQRPPPEPSRIFGAHELSDGTLKYLCLVGALCGYRMPGFVALNEPESSLHPDLIAPLARLIASRSEVARLWVVTHSETLGDALADLTGNPPLVVTKREGETWIEGLSLLGSFADEQ; translated from the coding sequence ATGCGGCTGACCGCGGTCTCGATCCAGGGCTACCGCTCGGTCCGCCGCATCCGCTTTCCCGTCGGTCCGCTGACCGTCTTCGTCGGCCGCAACGGCGTCGGCAAGACCAACCTCTATCGCGGGCTCGCCCTGCTGCACGCTGCCGCCAACGGCAGCATCACCCGCGAGCTCGCCGAGGAAGGCGGCATGGCCTCGGTGCTGTGGGCCGGCAAGCGCCGCAAGGGCGACCCGGCCCGGCTGGTGCTGGCGGCCGAATTCGACGCGCTCGAATATGCGATCGAGGTCGGCTTCCCCGCGCCGATGTTTCCCGCCCTGGACGGCGAGCCGCTGGTCAAGGCCGAGCGGCTGGCCGCGCGCGTCGACGGCGGTCGCCCGGTCACGCTGATGGAACGCAAGGGGCCCGCGGTCTGGCTGCGCGACGCGACCGGCAGGCGCCGCACGTTCGAGGACGCCCTGCTCGCCTCGGAGACCGCGCTTGCCGCCTTCCGCGAGACCGCCCTGCTGCCCGAACTGGGCGCGGTGCGCCATGCGATGCAGGACTGGCGGCTGTATCACGAGTTCCGCACCGACACCGCCGCACCGGTCCGCCGTCCCTGCCTGGCGATCGCGACGCCGTCCCTGGCCGCCGACGGCCACGACCTGGCGGCGGTGCTGGCAACGCTGGTCGAGATCGGCGGCGACGCCGCCGCATTCATGAGCGCGGTCGACGATGCGTTTCCCGGCGTGCGCCTGGGGGTCGAAGGCGAAGGCGGCAACCATCGCCGCCTCACCATGCTGTTCCCCGAAATGCAGCGGCCGCCACCGGAGCCGTCGCGCATCTTCGGCGCGCATGAGCTGTCGGACGGCACATTGAAGTATCTGTGCCTGGTCGGCGCGCTCTGCGGCTATCGCATGCCCGGATTCGTCGCGCTGAACGAACCGGAATCGAGCCTGCACCCCGATCTGATCGCCCCGCTGGCGCGGCTCATCGCCAGCCGCAGCGAAGTGGCGCGGCTCTGGGTCGTCACCCACAGCGAGACTCTCGGCGACGCGCTGGCCGACCTCACCGGCAACCCGCCGCTGGTGGTGACCAAGCGCGAGGGCGAGACCTGGATCGAAGGATTGAGCCTGCTGGGCTCGTTTGCTGACGAGCAATAG
- a CDS encoding acetyl-CoA C-acetyltransferase produces the protein MSDVVIVSAARTPIGSFNGSLSSLTAAQLGTVAINAAMTRAGIEPGDVDEAILGHVLTAGQGQNTARQAAIAAGIPQERTAYCINQVCGSGLRAVALASQAVQAGDSAIVVAGGQESMSLAQHAAHLRSGQKFGDLSLVDTMIKDGLWDAFNGYHMGTTAENVAQKWQITREQQDAFAAASQQKAEAAQKAGRFKDEIAPVTVKQRKGETVVDADEYPRHGTTVDTLAGLRPAFAKDGTVTAGNASGLNDGAAALVVMSAATAAQRGLTPLARIAAWATAGVDPAVMGSGPIPASRRALEKAGWSIGDLDLIEANEAFAAQACAVNKDLGWDTDKVNVNGGAIALGHPIGASGARVLVTLLHEMQKRDARKGLATLCIGGGMGIAMCVERG, from the coding sequence ATGTCGGATGTGGTGATCGTCAGCGCCGCGCGCACGCCGATCGGTTCGTTCAACGGCAGCCTGAGCAGCCTGACCGCGGCCCAGCTCGGCACCGTCGCGATCAACGCGGCAATGACGCGCGCCGGGATCGAGCCGGGCGACGTCGACGAGGCGATCCTGGGCCATGTGCTGACCGCCGGCCAAGGCCAGAACACGGCGCGACAGGCCGCGATCGCCGCCGGCATCCCGCAGGAACGCACCGCCTATTGCATCAACCAGGTCTGCGGCTCGGGCCTGCGCGCGGTGGCGTTGGCCAGCCAGGCGGTCCAGGCGGGCGACAGCGCCATCGTCGTCGCCGGCGGCCAGGAGAGCATGAGCCTGGCCCAGCACGCCGCCCACCTGCGCTCCGGCCAGAAATTCGGCGACCTCAGCCTGGTCGACACCATGATCAAGGACGGGCTGTGGGACGCCTTCAACGGCTATCACATGGGCACCACCGCCGAGAACGTCGCCCAGAAGTGGCAGATCACCCGCGAGCAGCAGGACGCTTTCGCCGCCGCGTCGCAGCAGAAGGCCGAGGCGGCGCAGAAGGCGGGCCGGTTCAAGGACGAGATCGCGCCGGTGACGGTGAAGCAACGCAAGGGCGAGACGGTGGTCGACGCCGACGAATATCCGCGCCACGGCACCACGGTCGACACGCTGGCCGGACTCCGGCCCGCCTTTGCCAAGGACGGCACCGTGACCGCAGGCAACGCCTCGGGCCTGAACGACGGTGCGGCGGCGCTGGTGGTGATGTCGGCGGCGACCGCGGCGCAGCGCGGGCTGACGCCGCTGGCCCGCATCGCCGCGTGGGCGACCGCCGGCGTCGACCCGGCGGTGATGGGCTCCGGCCCGATTCCGGCCAGCCGGCGCGCGCTGGAGAAGGCCGGCTGGTCGATCGGCGACCTCGACCTGATCGAGGCCAACGAGGCCTTCGCCGCCCAGGCCTGCGCGGTGAACAAGGACCTCGGCTGGGACACCGACAAGGTCAACGTCAACGGCGGCGCCATCGCACTGGGCCACCCGATCGGCGCGTCCGGCGCCCGCGTGCTGGTCACCCTGCTGCACGAGATGCAGAAGCGCGACGCCCGGAAGGGTCTGGCGACGCTGTGCATCGGCGGCGGCATGGGCATCGCCATGTGCGTCGAGCGCGGCTGA
- a CDS encoding 2-dehydropantoate 2-reductase — MRICIYGAGAIGGFLGAKLAQSGADVTLIARGPHLAAMRANGLRLIGEGEEFVTRPAATDSPTDAGPQDAVIVTVKACGVAAIAEAMQPLIGPETVIVTAMNGIPHWYFHAFGGEHDGARVAAVDPDGLLWAKLPPERCIGCVVYPAGEIVSPGVVQVTHGNRFMLGEPDGSRSPRVGALSKALTDAGFKAPVRTRIRDDIWVKLWGNLSFNPVSALTHATLEDIAGDPAVRAVIRAMMVEGQAVAEALGVKFPVDVDTRIGWAADVGAHRTSMLQDLTNGKPMEIDALVTAVQELGRRIAVPTPTLDMVLALVQQRARVAGCY, encoded by the coding sequence ATGAGGATCTGCATCTACGGGGCGGGCGCCATCGGCGGTTTCCTCGGCGCCAAGCTGGCCCAGTCCGGCGCCGACGTGACGCTGATCGCGCGCGGTCCCCACCTCGCGGCGATGCGTGCGAACGGACTGCGGCTGATCGGCGAGGGCGAGGAGTTCGTCACCCGGCCGGCCGCGACCGACAGCCCGACCGATGCCGGCCCGCAGGATGCGGTGATCGTCACGGTCAAGGCCTGCGGCGTCGCCGCCATCGCCGAGGCGATGCAGCCGCTGATCGGCCCGGAGACGGTGATCGTCACCGCCATGAACGGCATCCCGCACTGGTATTTCCACGCCTTCGGCGGCGAACACGACGGGGCGCGCGTCGCCGCCGTCGATCCCGACGGCTTGCTCTGGGCGAAGCTGCCGCCGGAGCGCTGCATCGGCTGCGTGGTCTATCCGGCCGGCGAGATCGTCAGTCCCGGCGTGGTCCAGGTCACCCACGGCAACCGGTTCATGCTGGGCGAGCCGGACGGCAGCCGCTCGCCGCGGGTCGGCGCGCTGTCGAAGGCGCTGACCGACGCCGGATTCAAGGCGCCGGTGCGCACCCGCATCCGCGACGACATCTGGGTCAAGCTGTGGGGCAACCTGTCGTTCAACCCGGTCAGCGCGCTGACCCATGCGACGCTCGAGGATATCGCCGGCGACCCGGCGGTGCGCGCGGTGATCCGCGCGATGATGGTCGAAGGCCAGGCGGTGGCCGAGGCGCTGGGCGTCAAGTTCCCGGTCGACGTCGACACGCGCATCGGCTGGGCCGCCGACGTCGGCGCCCATCGCACCTCGATGCTGCAGGACCTGACCAACGGCAAGCCGATGGAGATCGACGCCCTGGTCACCGCGGTGCAGGAGCTCGGCCGCAGGATCGCGGTGCCGACGCCGACGCTCGACATGGTGCTGGCCCTGGTCCAGCAGCGCGCCCGCGTCGCCGGCTGCTACTGA
- a CDS encoding lysozyme inhibitor LprI family protein — MRTDAAARSIRTNATLVAACLAAGTAAGAWPDPAAADPSFDCSRATTPTELAICASPVLAKLDQQIADVYFALLEGARPTLAAQIRHQQRAYLRETNACAAGNQDEALDACIAELMRTRLGELNVLHAELTGAPLVSGGDVVTAGGWTWRAARPGEIPAGAFVGDDGHAVCAVGLPDSAEVGVVADDGSGCRIARNGAAAVEPAFSVLIDSPVFTWAWITSVNAVPSSSVVAWSSEDDMIGVCRANVDGIVATGSLALHRACTVLHVADGGATEEILVLGGFEALIATE, encoded by the coding sequence ATGAGAACAGACGCGGCCGCTCGCAGCATCCGCACCAACGCAACGCTCGTGGCCGCCTGCCTCGCGGCCGGCACCGCCGCCGGCGCGTGGCCCGACCCGGCCGCAGCCGACCCCAGCTTCGACTGCAGCCGGGCGACGACTCCGACCGAGCTGGCCATCTGCGCCTCGCCGGTGCTGGCCAAGCTCGACCAGCAGATCGCCGACGTCTATTTCGCGCTGCTGGAGGGTGCGCGGCCCACGCTGGCCGCCCAGATCCGCCACCAGCAGCGCGCCTATCTGCGCGAGACCAACGCCTGCGCCGCCGGCAACCAGGACGAGGCGCTCGACGCCTGCATCGCCGAACTGATGCGCACCCGGCTGGGCGAGCTCAACGTGCTGCACGCCGAACTGACCGGCGCGCCCCTGGTCAGCGGCGGCGACGTGGTGACGGCCGGCGGCTGGACCTGGCGCGCGGCGCGGCCCGGCGAGATTCCGGCCGGCGCCTTCGTCGGCGACGACGGCCACGCGGTCTGCGCCGTCGGTCTGCCCGATTCGGCCGAGGTCGGCGTGGTCGCCGACGACGGCAGCGGCTGCCGCATCGCGCGAAACGGCGCGGCGGCGGTGGAGCCGGCCTTCTCCGTGCTGATCGACAGCCCGGTGTTCACATGGGCGTGGATCACCAGCGTCAATGCGGTCCCCTCTTCCTCCGTCGTCGCCTGGAGCAGTGAGGACGACATGATCGGCGTCTGCCGGGCCAACGTCGACGGCATCGTCGCGACCGGTTCGCTGGCACTGCACCGGGCCTGCACCGTGCTGCACGTCGCCGACGGCGGCGCGACCGAGGAGATCCTGGTGCTCGGCGGCTTCGAGGCGCTGATCGCGACCGAATAG
- a CDS encoding acyl--CoA ligase, whose protein sequence is MAGAQTLIDAIARHDAGTIAIAAPERAPQSYGALADFTAQVRARLRALGVGRADRVAIVLPNGPEMACAFVAVAGAATTAPLNPAYRQDEFAFYLEDLRAKAVLVAADEAGPIVAAAAQAGTAVLRARVDPAMPAGQFAIDGEAVGPASADGPPAGDDVALILHTSGTTSRPKIVPLSHANVAASARHIAATLALTPADRVLNIMPLFHIHGLIAAVSSSLHAGGSIWASPGFNALKVFGWLDEARATWVTAVPTMYQAILGRAGRNAEAIARNPLRFLRSSSASLPPQVMQALEETFGCPVIEAYGMTEATHQMASNPLPPAPRKPGTVGIAAGPEIAILDETGNRVAQGGTGEICIKGPNVTAGYENNPEANASGFTNGWFRTGDQGVLDAEGYLSITGRLKEMINRGGEKIAPREVDEVLMDHPAVAQAVTFAVPHDKLGEEVAAAVVLKADAADAPDAQALRAFVAQRLADFKVPRTVLIVDEIPKGPTGKLQRIGLAKVLGLAP, encoded by the coding sequence GTGGCAGGCGCACAGACCCTGATCGACGCGATCGCACGACACGATGCCGGCACCATTGCCATCGCGGCGCCGGAGCGCGCGCCGCAGAGCTATGGCGCCCTCGCGGATTTCACTGCCCAGGTTCGCGCACGCCTGCGCGCGCTCGGCGTCGGCCGGGCTGACCGGGTCGCGATCGTGCTGCCGAACGGGCCGGAGATGGCCTGCGCGTTCGTCGCCGTCGCCGGCGCCGCCACCACGGCGCCCCTGAACCCGGCCTACCGGCAGGACGAGTTCGCCTTCTACCTGGAGGACCTGCGCGCCAAGGCGGTGTTGGTCGCCGCCGACGAGGCCGGCCCGATCGTCGCGGCGGCGGCGCAGGCCGGCACCGCGGTGCTGCGCGCCCGGGTCGATCCCGCCATGCCTGCCGGCCAGTTCGCCATCGACGGCGAGGCGGTCGGGCCGGCGTCGGCCGACGGGCCGCCGGCCGGCGACGACGTGGCGCTGATCCTGCATACCTCCGGCACCACCTCGCGGCCGAAGATCGTGCCGCTCAGCCACGCCAACGTCGCCGCCTCCGCCCGCCACATCGCCGCGACACTGGCGCTGACGCCGGCGGACCGGGTGCTGAACATCATGCCGCTGTTCCACATCCACGGGCTGATCGCGGCGGTGTCGTCGTCGCTGCACGCCGGTGGCTCGATCTGGGCCAGCCCGGGCTTCAACGCGCTCAAGGTGTTCGGCTGGCTCGACGAGGCGCGCGCCACGTGGGTCACCGCAGTGCCGACCATGTACCAGGCGATCCTGGGCCGTGCCGGCCGCAATGCCGAGGCGATCGCGCGCAACCCGCTGCGCTTCCTGCGCTCGTCCTCCGCCTCGCTGCCGCCGCAGGTGATGCAGGCGCTGGAAGAGACGTTCGGTTGCCCGGTGATCGAGGCCTACGGCATGACCGAGGCGACCCACCAGATGGCCAGCAACCCGCTGCCGCCGGCGCCGCGCAAGCCGGGCACGGTCGGCATCGCGGCCGGGCCGGAGATCGCGATCCTCGACGAGACCGGCAACCGGGTCGCCCAGGGCGGCACCGGCGAGATCTGCATCAAGGGGCCCAACGTCACCGCCGGCTACGAGAACAACCCGGAGGCGAATGCGTCCGGCTTCACCAACGGCTGGTTCCGCACCGGCGACCAGGGCGTGCTCGACGCCGAGGGCTATCTCAGCATCACCGGCCGGCTGAAGGAGATGATCAACCGCGGCGGCGAGAAGATCGCGCCGCGCGAGGTCGACGAGGTGCTGATGGACCACCCGGCCGTCGCGCAGGCGGTGACCTTCGCCGTGCCGCACGACAAGCTGGGCGAGGAGGTGGCGGCGGCCGTGGTGCTGAAGGCGGATGCGGCCGATGCGCCGGATGCGCAGGCGCTGCGCGCGTTCGTGGCGCAACGGCTGGCCGATTTCAAGGTGCCGCGCACCGTGCTGATCGTCGACGAGATCCCGAAGGGCCCGACCGGCAAGCTGCAGCGCATCGGGCTGGCCAAGGTGCTGGGGCTCGCCCCATGA
- a CDS encoding SGNH/GDSL hydrolase family protein produces MAGALALGLALPAGPSRAAGGDWIDTWGAAPQPIWAADFLAPLTFPRNLWGQTIRQVARVSLGGEQVRIAISNEYGAMPMTVDAAHVALSDGGARIQAGTDRALTFGGAASITIPAGASAVSDAVDLSVPALGSVAVSLFFADVTPTTTMHWDGRQTAYIVGGDKTADADIAPDATTESRLFLSRIIVNAPDNPRTIVTFGDSITDGDGSSTDQNNRWPDVLAERLNAAGDTRTSVVNEGISGERVLSDRMGINALARFEEAVLTHPHVETVVFMMGINDIGWPDMVLDPTAAEPTAADVIAGYRQLIARAHDHGIRIVGATLTPFNNAFGGGPLEGYYNADKEAIRLEVNDWIRNGGGFDGVIDFDAVVQNPADPNRILPEFNKGDDLHPNDAGYEAMGNAVDLALVAP; encoded by the coding sequence TTGGCCGGTGCGCTGGCCCTTGGCCTCGCTTTGCCGGCGGGCCCGAGCCGTGCCGCCGGCGGCGACTGGATCGACACCTGGGGTGCCGCGCCGCAGCCGATCTGGGCAGCCGACTTCCTGGCGCCGCTGACCTTCCCGCGCAACCTGTGGGGTCAGACGATTCGGCAGGTCGCCCGGGTCTCGCTCGGCGGCGAGCAGGTCCGCATCGCGATCTCTAACGAATATGGCGCCATGCCGATGACCGTCGACGCGGCGCACGTCGCGCTGTCCGACGGCGGGGCCAGGATTCAGGCCGGCACCGACCGGGCGCTGACCTTCGGCGGCGCGGCCTCGATCACGATTCCGGCGGGCGCGTCGGCGGTCAGCGACGCGGTCGACCTGAGCGTGCCGGCGCTGGGCAGCGTCGCGGTCAGCCTGTTCTTCGCCGATGTGACGCCGACAACGACCATGCACTGGGATGGCCGCCAGACCGCCTACATCGTCGGCGGCGACAAGACCGCCGATGCCGACATCGCGCCGGACGCCACCACGGAATCGCGGCTGTTCCTCAGCCGTATTATCGTTAATGCGCCGGACAACCCCCGCACCATCGTCACCTTCGGCGATTCCATCACTGACGGCGACGGCTCCTCCACCGACCAGAACAACCGCTGGCCCGACGTGCTGGCCGAGCGGCTGAACGCCGCCGGCGACACCCGGACCTCGGTGGTCAACGAAGGCATTTCGGGCGAACGCGTGCTGTCCGACCGCATGGGCATCAACGCGCTGGCGCGGTTCGAGGAGGCGGTGCTGACCCACCCGCATGTCGAGACGGTAGTGTTCATGATGGGCATCAACGACATCGGCTGGCCGGACATGGTGCTGGACCCGACCGCCGCCGAGCCGACCGCCGCCGACGTCATCGCCGGCTACCGGCAGCTCATCGCCCGCGCGCACGACCACGGCATCCGCATCGTCGGCGCCACGCTGACGCCGTTCAACAACGCCTTCGGCGGCGGGCCGCTCGAGGGCTACTACAACGCCGACAAGGAGGCGATCCGGCTCGAGGTCAACGACTGGATCCGCAACGGCGGCGGCTTCGACGGCGTGATCGACTTCGACGCGGTGGTGCAGAATCCGGCGGATCCCAACCGGATTCTGCCGGAGTTCAACAAGGGCGACGATCTGCATCCGAACGACGCCGGCTATGAGGCGATGGGCAACGCCGTCGACTTGGCGCTGGTGGCGCCGTAA
- the phaR gene encoding polyhydroxyalkanoate synthesis repressor PhaR, translating to MAESTDDTKPQAKPVVIKKYANRRLYNTAASSYVTLDNLAEMVRDGVEFTVFDAKTGEDITRPVLTQIIVDAEAKGNNLLPTSFLRQLIGFYGDSLQGLVPRYLDYSMRMFQNNQDRYRQYFNGALEGMFPMTAFEEISRQNMAIFERAMQMFNPLAGDGGGNDEAAKVDAARPRAEPAAKRRDAATDKGDIDELKKQLRAMQQQLDRLSKDRDDDA from the coding sequence ATGGCCGAATCGACCGACGACACCAAACCTCAGGCCAAGCCTGTCGTCATCAAGAAATACGCCAACCGCAGGCTCTACAACACCGCGGCCAGCAGCTACGTGACGCTGGACAACCTTGCCGAGATGGTGCGGGACGGGGTCGAGTTCACCGTCTTCGACGCGAAGACCGGCGAGGACATCACCCGCCCGGTGCTGACCCAGATCATCGTCGACGCCGAGGCCAAGGGGAACAACCTGCTGCCGACCAGCTTCCTGCGCCAGCTGATCGGTTTCTACGGCGACAGCCTGCAGGGCCTTGTGCCGCGCTATCTCGACTATTCCATGCGGATGTTCCAGAACAACCAGGACCGCTATCGCCAGTATTTCAACGGCGCGCTGGAAGGCATGTTCCCGATGACGGCGTTCGAGGAGATCAGCCGCCAGAACATGGCGATCTTCGAGCGGGCGATGCAGATGTTCAACCCACTGGCGGGCGATGGTGGCGGCAATGACGAAGCCGCCAAGGTCGATGCCGCGCGGCCGCGCGCGGAACCGGCGGCCAAGCGCCGCGACGCAGCCACCGACAAGGGCGACATCGACGAGCTTAAGAAGCAGCTGCGCGCGATGCAGCAGCAGCTGGACCGGCTTTCGAAGGACCGCGACGACGACGCCTGA